Proteins encoded by one window of Sorex araneus isolate mSorAra2 chromosome 3, mSorAra2.pri, whole genome shotgun sequence:
- the IZUMO1R gene encoding sperm-egg fusion protein Juno produces the protein MRASGTAGPLAWCGLLLVAAMWARAGAQGVCVRGPHHKATPGPEKELFQECAPWEPRACCSAGTSFSAHLDGSQLYNFSFSHCGLLPPACQQHFARAACFYECSPNLGPWVRKVPPLSTLPQIPGGGQRVLAVPLCREDCEKWWQDCRTALTCRPHWHSGGWHWSRGRSRCPVGAPCRPFPAIFPTPALLCAGVWDGAFRASPEPRASGRCLRKWFQPGLANPNDDVARRLADPAVPRTAPPMPLAALLPLMLALLLRP, from the exons ATGCGTGCTTCCGGGACAGCGGGGCCCCTGGCCTGGTGTGGGCTCCTATTGGTGGCAGCCAtgtgggccagggctggggctcagggtgtCTGTGTGCGGGGCCCACACCACAAGGCCACGCCGGGCCCCGAGAAAGAGCTGTTCCAGGAG TGTGCCCCCTGGGAGCCCAGGGCCTGCTGCTCGGCTGGCACCTCCTTCAGCGCCCACCTGGATGGCTCCCAGCTCTACAATTTCAGCTTCTCCCACTGCGGGCTGCTCCCGCCCGCCTGCCAGCAGCACTTTGCCCGAGCGGCCTGCTTCTACGAGTGCTCGCCCAACCTGGGGCCCTGGGTGCGGAAGGTGC CGCCCCTGTCCACCCTCCCGCAGATCCCAGGCGGCGGTCAGCGTGTGCTGGCCGTCCCCTTGTGCCGGGAGGACTGTGAGAAGTGGTGGCAGGATTGCAGGACGGCCCTCACCTGCAGGCCCCACTGGCACAGCGGTGGCTGGCACTGGAGCAGgg GTCGGAGCCGCTGCCCGGTGGGAGCACCCTGCCGGCCCTTCCCCGCCATCTTCCCCACGCCTGCCCtcctgtgtgcaggggtgtgggatGGCGCCTTCAGGGCCAGCCCGGAGCCCCGGGCCAGCGGCCGCTGCCTTCGCAAGTGGTTCCAGCCGGGACTGGCCAACCCCAACGACGATGTGGCACGCCGCCTGGCTGATCCCGCTGTACCCCGCACTGCCCCGCCAATGCCCCTGGCCGCACTGCTGCCCCTCATGCTGGCCCTGCTGCTGCGGCCCTGA